The Candidatus Thermoplasmatota archaeon DNA segment CTGCTCAGGCCAGGGTTGAAGGCGGACATAACCCTCATCGACCTCGAGAACATCAAAGACAGGGCCACGAACATGTGGCCGCACGAATACCCGTTCAAGAACTACCCGCACAGATACCCTGACGGCGTGCCATTCGTCATCGTGAACGGGACGGTCGCGGTCGACAACGGGAAGCAGAAGAAGGTCCTCGCCGGAGAGGTCCTGAGGCACAGGCGGCCCTGATCAGAACTCGTACTTCCTGTAAGAGCCCTGGCACGGATTGCCTTTGCACACCCAAACGACCTTCTCGGTCAGGTTGAATACGATTGAGAAGATCGACATCGTCTGGTCCTCAGGGTCGAGCGCCGGATCGGGGTGCCTGCAGATCGATTCGGGGTACCCCACATGGTCCGAGAGCACCCTCTTGAAGACCTCCAGGTCGAGCTTCCCCAGCTCCTTCTTGAATAGCTTCTTGGCCCTGTTGTATCGCACTATGGACGAGAACCTCGTGTGCATGTTCTCCTCGAACTTCCACATCTTCGGGGAGAGGTAGTGGTTGGTGTGAACGAGCCAGCCGTCTTCCGCGTACAGGGCATCGAAGGTGGTCGCCGACCCCTCCATGCTGTATATCTCGCCGTTCGAGTCGGAGACGATGTTGTTGTAGCTGTGGCCCCTCTCCTCAGGCATCGATGCCGTGAGCGCTTGGTAGATGCCATTCTCTTTCAGGATCTTGCGCACCGGCAGAGCCTTGGGTATGCCCACGCGCGTATCGTTCGGGACCAGGGCGTTCCCGGTCACGCTGACCCCAGCTGCGTTGAGGCCCTCGGTAGGCCAGATGCCGCCGTAGTTCATGCCTATGTATCCCGGCTCGTCGGTGGGTTTGATCTTGGCGACGCATATTTCATCGATCTGGTGTGGGGACACGTCCTCATTGTGCGCGACATAGACGCAATCGTCCTTGGTCCAGCTGGCGTTCGCGGCAAGGTCGGTGCATGCCTTTCCCCTGCCTCCGGGGAAGTCGCACGTCATGGCGTAGACCAAATCGAACCTTAGGCCCGATCCCTCCGCGTATCCCTCCAGCTCCTCGATGAAGCCAGGATACCACTTCCTGCTCATGGGAAGGCTTCGCTTTGAGTACGCAATGGCCTTCTTCATGTCGAAGCCAGGAGTGGATACCGCGCTCTCTCTGAACCGCTTCGCCATTCTTGCTGCCTGGTCCCTGCACTGCTTTCCAATCGAGACGCCTATCTGGTAGTGGCTCCCTGAAGCAGAGACCAACCTGAATTCACTGGAACCGTCCTTTTTCGGCAATGATTATCCCCCTGACTTTGACCGAGGGCATCTGGAAGAAGCTAGAACATCAAAAGCCTGCCGATTGGATTACAGGGATTGGTCAACAAGGTTTATCAATCGGTTCGCCAGTCCACGGGACCATGCCTAAAGTGGAGCTCGAGTACAAGTGCAAAAAGTGCAAGAAAGAATACCCAGCGACGGTCAACTACGCCGGCAAGATAGATGATCTTGACCTCGATGAGAACCAGTCTAGGTGCCCATTCTGCGGCGAGTGGAACTGCGCGGACCCGATCTCGATCCAACAGGCGATCACGGACGCGAAGAAGAAGTAGCGGCAATCACTGATAGTCCGTCGAATCATGGCGCAGTCTGACGATTCTTCTCCGATGAAAAGGATTCCAACGGAGCGCGTCCATCGAGACGCACAGTCATCAAAGGCCAGATTCGTGGATGGATGCCCAAGTTTTCGCTGCGGAAACGACCGTGCTAACGCTTGAGCCAGACATCTCTCGGTTTTCCGATTTGCGGAAACCATATATACTATTGAAGACTGTCTCTAGTCGAATTGGGTCTGTTGAGGGGATTTTCTAACGGACCGAGACATGAGACATTAATACAAGGAGGACATGCCTAATGGAAGCTAGTAAAGAAGGCGAGATGCCTAGTGAGCCAGCTCCGGAGACACTTCCTACCGAGATCAAGGAGGAGGGGCCCAAGAAGACGAAGCTCCTCGCAGTGATCATCGTGGTGATAGTCGTTATCGCCGCAATCGCTGCAGCTTTTGGCCTTGGTCTCATCGGAGGGAAGAAGGAGGAGACAAACTTGGCTCCGACTGCCGGAGCGAGAGCCTTGACCAGCACCACGATACCAATAGGTGGTACGGTCAAGTTCGAGTCCCTAGCGACTGACCCTGACGGCACGATTGCCAAGTACTGGTGGTACTTCGGTGACGGCACGAATGTCAGCGGTGACGCCGCAGCGGCGAAGAACGTGAGCCACACATACGCTTATGGTGGACACTACTGGGTATACCACATTGCGACTGACGACAAAGGGCTCAATGGAAGCAACGAGGCAGCGATGGTCGGTGTCGACGTCCTGCTCTACATCATACCACCTGACCCCACCAACACGACTGCACCATTCGCGTTCTTGACATCTAATGTAGATGTCATCGACCAGAACACAACGGTCAATTTCAACATGACCAGCTCGGCCGGCGTGAACTATACCGTAGCCGATGACCTGTGGGAAGAAGGCTATGACCGCCTGACGGGAACGACCCTAGACTATGGTGTCGGAACCGCAGCCGTGTCAGTTGCTCCAGCGGAGTACATGACCGGATCGCACAAGTATACCCAGAGCGGACACTTTGCTGCGAAGTTCGTCGCAACCGCCTGGAATGAGAACTCAACGACCGTCATGAGGACGATCCACGTGCTGACCCCGAAGGCGACGTTCACCGGCGTGATCAAGAACCCGAATGCGTTCATCATGGTCACGATTGGTGAGCCTGACTACCTCGACCCGGCAGTAGACTACGAGACGGCCGGCGGCGAGGTCCTGCAGAACTGCTACGAGTCACTTGTGTGGTACAGCGGTACGAGCGCTTCGACTCTGGTGCCGCAACTGGCGACCAAGGTCCCGACAGTGGGTGACGGTATCACAGCTGACGGATTGTACTACAACTTCACCCTCAGGACCGGCGTGAAGTTCCACAACAACCAGACCATGACCGCAGACGATGTCGTGTACTCCGTCCAGAGGGTAGTGAGGATACACGACCCCGACGGACCTGCTTGGATGGTCGAGCAAGTGCTGACGGACGGCATGTCGGCATACATCGGTGACACGCGGGTCAACTGGACAGACAGCGTGACGACCCACACGATTCCCGCATGGTTGCTTGCGACCGTCGGAGGCACTGACCCGTACTACATCATCACGGAACTTGACAACCAGAACGCTAGCGAGGCGGCGGTCAAGGCGATCGACCCGACACACGTGAGCTTCCGCCTGACACACGCCTATCCAGCGTTCTTGTACATCTGCGCATACACTGTGATGGACGTTGTCAGTAAGGTCTTCGTTGAGGCAAACGGCGGAGTTTCCAATGGGAACCACAACGATGTGATGGATGTCAAAGTGTGTGGAACAGGCCCGTACTACATGGAGAAGTGGGAGAAGGGCGTCAAGATCCACCTGGTTAGGTGGGACAGCTGGTGGAACAGCGCTAACCAGTCAGTCAAGCTGCAGGACGTGTACATCGTCAAGGCCAACGACCAGAACACCAGGATACTGATGCTTCAGGCCGGAGATGCGGACTGCGCAGTCATACCGATGGACTTCGAGTCGCTGTTCAGCGACACTTCGAAGTTCACGGTCAAGAAGGGGCTGCCGACGTTCGACATAACCTTCGCGGGTTTCAACATGAACATCAACACGACCGCGGCGGCATTGTACGGTAGCACCGTGCCTGCTGACTTCTTCACGGACATCCATGTAAGGAGCGCCTTCGTGCACCTGCTGAACTACACGCAGTTCATCACGAACGTCCTGAAGGGCAACGCGATCCAACCCAACGGGCCGATCCCGAAGGGCATGTTCGGCTACGACCCCTCGGTACCGGTGTACGACTACAACCTCACGGCTGCACAAACGGAGCTGACGGCTGCCATCAACCCGGCGACTGGACGCAGCTGGTGGATCGACGGCTTCACGATCGCCTTCATGTTCAACTCGGGCAACGCCTACAGAGAGGCGGCCTGCACGTACATGAAGTCGGCATTGGAGTCCATGGGATCGCAGTTCCACGCGACAATAAACGCGCTGGACTGGCCTACATACCTGGCGAACCTTAGGAAGGCCCCGAGCCCGTTCCCGCTGTTCTACCTCGGGTGGGCACCAGACTACGCGGACCCCGACAACTACTGCAACCCGTTCCTCCTGACCGGCGGGACGTTCGCGTACAGGACCCAATATTCCAACGCGACGATCGATGCGCTGGTGAAGAGTGCGAGCAGCGAGCTGAACTTGACCTTGAGGGCGCAGATGTACTCCGAGATCACGTGGTTGACGCACAACGACACGCCATACATATGGCTCTACCAGTCGAACAACTTCCACGTGGAGAGATCCTGGATCAAGGGTTACTACTACAACCCGATGTATTCAGGATTCTACTACCCGTCGTTCAGCAAGGGTTAGTGAATCTGTAGAACGCCGCAAACCCTTTCGCGAAACCTCTTACATTTCTCATATTTCACACGGGAGCGGACGCTTTTTAGCCATTGGTAGAGTCGACTGACGCACCCTGTGACGGAGTACGCTGTTATGATTCAAGGGAAAACCTAGAAATAGAGTCAATCGGGTATGGTGGAACTGTCTCAGGGTGATGGTTCCTGCAACTGTGGACATACATCTTCAGGCGGCTCCTATTGCTCATACCGGTTCTCCTAGGTGTGTCCATACTCACATTCGTGATCATGCGTGCGGCGGGCGACCCGGTCACAGCCTACCTGCAGAACCCCGAAAAGGCTACCGAGGCACAGATACGTCTGATCGAACAGAAGTATCACCTTAACGAGCCGGAGTACATACAATACTGGTATTGGTTGAATGGGGTCCTGCATGGCGACATGGGCTACAGCCGCATGGCTGGTTTACCCGTGACGCAAGCGATTGCTTTGAAGTTCCCTGCCACTTTCGAGTTAGCGCTGATCTCTGTGTTCTTCGCTGTGGTTGCGGGCATAGGGTTGGGCACGAGATCCGCGGTGAAGGCGAATTCGGCATTCGATCAAACGACCAGGGTGACTTCCCTTGTGGCCGTTTCGATCCCGGTCTTCTGGCTAGGGTTGATCCTCCTGATGATATTCTACAGAGGATTGGGGTGGCTGCCCGGTCCTACCGGTCGCCTAGGCACGACACAGGAGCTTCACGTGGTGACAGGGTTCTTTCTAATCGATTCCATCCTCAGCGGCAAGCTTAGTCTGTTCGTCGATGTTGTCGAACACCTGGCATTGCCGTCCATCACGCTCGCCTTTGCGTCTACAGCACTCATCGTGCGCATGATGCGCTCAAGCATGCTCGAGGTGCTCGGGGCGGAGTATGTCAGGACTGCCAGGGCCAAAGGGCTACCTGAGAAAGTCGTCATCAATAGGCACGCGCGCAGGAACGCGCTCATACCGACGGTCACAGTTGTCGGCCTCAGCTTCGGTGGGCTCTTAGGCGGGGCCGTCCTCACTGAGACGGTCTTCAACTGGCCTGGACTTGGACAGTGGTCCGCTCAGGCTGCTCTGAACCTCGACACCGCAGGCATCATGGGATTCACCTTACTCACGGCGTTGATCTACGTCCTGTCGAACCTCGTAGTGGACATCATCTACGCTTACCTCGATCCACGCGTAAGGCTTGGCTGAAGAACTCAAAAGGTATGGTCAATGACTTCGAAACAAACGAGCGGGACCACGAAAAAAGGGGCGACAGCACCAGCCAAGGCGGCCAAAGCCAAGTCCAAGAAGGGAGGGGTCGTAGACGACCTCAAGATGGCGCTCAAGCCGCACATAAGGGAGTGGAAGTTCGACCTGCACCTGATGTCCAAGAGCCTCACCTCGATAGTTGGCATGGTGCTCCTGGTCATTCTGGTGATGCTGGCAGCTGCACCGTTCCTGTTCATGCCACCGCAAGGACAAGGAGACCCGTTCGAGATACCAATCGACCTGACGAAGCGCGACCCGTTGCCACCAGGGACCCCAGGCTATCCAC contains these protein-coding regions:
- a CDS encoding C45 family peptidase — translated: MPKKDGSSEFRLVSASGSHYQIGVSIGKQCRDQAARMAKRFRESAVSTPGFDMKKAIAYSKRSLPMSRKWYPGFIEELEGYAEGSGLRFDLVYAMTCDFPGGRGKACTDLAANASWTKDDCVYVAHNEDVSPHQIDEICVAKIKPTDEPGYIGMNYGGIWPTEGLNAAGVSVTGNALVPNDTRVGIPKALPVRKILKENGIYQALTASMPEERGHSYNNIVSDSNGEIYSMEGSATTFDALYAEDGWLVHTNHYLSPKMWKFEENMHTRFSSIVRYNRAKKLFKKELGKLDLEVFKRVLSDHVGYPESICRHPDPALDPEDQTMSIFSIVFNLTEKVVWVCKGNPCQGSYRKYEF
- a CDS encoding PKD domain-containing protein, which gives rise to MEASKEGEMPSEPAPETLPTEIKEEGPKKTKLLAVIIVVIVVIAAIAAAFGLGLIGGKKEETNLAPTAGARALTSTTIPIGGTVKFESLATDPDGTIAKYWWYFGDGTNVSGDAAAAKNVSHTYAYGGHYWVYHIATDDKGLNGSNEAAMVGVDVLLYIIPPDPTNTTAPFAFLTSNVDVIDQNTTVNFNMTSSAGVNYTVADDLWEEGYDRLTGTTLDYGVGTAAVSVAPAEYMTGSHKYTQSGHFAAKFVATAWNENSTTVMRTIHVLTPKATFTGVIKNPNAFIMVTIGEPDYLDPAVDYETAGGEVLQNCYESLVWYSGTSASTLVPQLATKVPTVGDGITADGLYYNFTLRTGVKFHNNQTMTADDVVYSVQRVVRIHDPDGPAWMVEQVLTDGMSAYIGDTRVNWTDSVTTHTIPAWLLATVGGTDPYYIITELDNQNASEAAVKAIDPTHVSFRLTHAYPAFLYICAYTVMDVVSKVFVEANGGVSNGNHNDVMDVKVCGTGPYYMEKWEKGVKIHLVRWDSWWNSANQSVKLQDVYIVKANDQNTRILMLQAGDADCAVIPMDFESLFSDTSKFTVKKGLPTFDITFAGFNMNINTTAAALYGSTVPADFFTDIHVRSAFVHLLNYTQFITNVLKGNAIQPNGPIPKGMFGYDPSVPVYDYNLTAAQTELTAAINPATGRSWWIDGFTIAFMFNSGNAYREAACTYMKSALESMGSQFHATINALDWPTYLANLRKAPSPFPLFYLGWAPDYADPDNYCNPFLLTGGTFAYRTQYSNATIDALVKSASSELNLTLRAQMYSEITWLTHNDTPYIWLYQSNNFHVERSWIKGYYYNPMYSGFYYPSFSKG
- a CDS encoding ABC transporter permease — encoded protein: MQLWTYIFRRLLLLIPVLLGVSILTFVIMRAAGDPVTAYLQNPEKATEAQIRLIEQKYHLNEPEYIQYWYWLNGVLHGDMGYSRMAGLPVTQAIALKFPATFELALISVFFAVVAGIGLGTRSAVKANSAFDQTTRVTSLVAVSIPVFWLGLILLMIFYRGLGWLPGPTGRLGTTQELHVVTGFFLIDSILSGKLSLFVDVVEHLALPSITLAFASTALIVRMMRSSMLEVLGAEYVRTARAKGLPEKVVINRHARRNALIPTVTVVGLSFGGLLGGAVLTETVFNWPGLGQWSAQAALNLDTAGIMGFTLLTALIYVLSNLVVDIIYAYLDPRVRLG